The Stomatobaculum sp. F0698 genomic sequence ACGCGCTCGGCTATCGGCGCTGAAGAGCTGTATGGAAGAGAGAAGAGAGAATTTCGCTCCCAAAAGTAAGAAACCGAAATCCGGCGGCTTTTTGGCGCAGGGTTCCATTTATGCGGCATCCGGTGTCATTTCAAGTTTAATCGGCTTGGTGTATCGCATGCCGCTCACGCGCATCATAGGCGACGAAGGCAACGGCTATTATGCGGCGGCATTTAATATCTACGCCATTGTTTTGTTGCTTTCGTCTTACAGTTTGCCGCTTGCGGTGTCCAAGTTGATCTCCGCGAGGGTCGGCGCAAAAAACTATCGCAATGCCGAGCGCATCCTCCGCGCGGCGCTGCTCTACGCGACCGTGGTGGGCGGCATCGGCTTTACCGCAATCTTTTTCGGCGCGGACTGGCTTGCGGCTTCGTTTCTTCACATTCCGGAAGCCGCGTACCCGCTGCGAGCGCTCGCACCCACGGTTTGGATTGTGTCCTACCTCGGCGTATGCCGCGGTTACTGGCAGGGACAGTCGACCATGGTGCCGACCGCAATCTCCCAGATTGTCGAGCAGATTTTAAATGCGGCGGTCAGCGTGGGCGCAGCCTATTTCCTGATGAAGTGGGCGCTGCGACAGGGAAAAAATGAGTCGCTTGCCCGCGCATTCGGCGCAACGGGCGGCACCATAGGAACCGGTGTCGGCGCTGCCTCCGCCCTTTTGATTTTCATACTGCTGTTTCTGATAACAAGGCGTTCAAGGCTTCGAAAGGCACGCCGGGACCGCGAGCACCCGGCAGAGAGTTATGAAGAAATCACGGAGCTCCTGGTACTCACCGTGGTTCCGGTCATACTCTCGACCGCCATATACAATGTGAGCGGTATCCTCGACAATGCGCTGTTCGGACAGGCCATGTTCGATCTCGGCAAGCAGGGAGAAATCGCGAAGCAGTACGGTGTCTATACGGGAAAATATAAGCTCTTGCTCAATGTGCCGATTATGATCGCAAACTCTCTCGGCTCTGCTCTTGTGCCCGCGCTGAGCCGTGCGGTCGGCGCAAATCAGAAAAAGGAAGTGCGGAAAAACATTGCGCTTGCCATTCGCTTCTCGATGATTGTAGCGATCCCCGCGGCCGTCGGACTCGGGGTCATGGCGGATCCTCTGATCCCGCTGCTCTTCGGGGAGAGCGAACTGGCGGTTCATATTATGCATCTCGGCTGTGCGAGTGTGGTCTTTTACTCGCTCTCCACCGTGAGCAATGCGATTCTGCAGGGAACCAATCACATGAAGATTCCGGTGGCACATGCGGCGCTCTCGCTCGGCATACATGTCTTGGTGCTGGAAACTTTGCTCCGCATCTTTGAGCTCGGTGTCGTCAGCGTTGTGATTGCGGACATGGTGTTTGCGGTCAGCATGTGCATCCTGAATGCGGGTAGTCTCAAACGTCTCTTAAAGTACCGGCAGGAAATCGGGCGCAGCTTTGTTTTGCCGGGCTTCTGCGCGCTGCTCATGGGACTTGCGACCGCGGGTGCAAAATACGCTTTAAAGCGCCTTACGGGCCGGGTGGTATTCTACACCCTGCTGCCGATTTTTCTTGCGGTGGCGGTCTACGGCTCTCTGCTTCTGCTGACCGGTGCGATACGCGAGGAGGAACTGCTGCGCTTCCCGAAGGGAGCGAGCCTTTGCCGTCTCGCAAAGCGCCTGCATTTACTTTGAGAATGACGGAGAACGGATGATGAAAGTTCTGGTGCTCGGCGGCGGCCCCGCAGGCATGGCGGCCGCAATCGCGGCGGCAAGAGGCGGAGCGGCGGTCAGCTTGCTCGAGCGAAACGATCGCATCGGCAAAAAGCTCTTGCTCACGGGAAACGGAAAATGTAATTTTACCAATCTGGATCTTCGGCCGGAGCGCTACGACTGTGATGTGCCATCTATGCTTTCAGAGGTTCTGGCACCGTTTCCGC encodes the following:
- a CDS encoding putative polysaccharide biosynthesis protein — protein: MEERRENFAPKSKKPKSGGFLAQGSIYAASGVISSLIGLVYRMPLTRIIGDEGNGYYAAAFNIYAIVLLLSSYSLPLAVSKLISARVGAKNYRNAERILRAALLYATVVGGIGFTAIFFGADWLAASFLHIPEAAYPLRALAPTVWIVSYLGVCRGYWQGQSTMVPTAISQIVEQILNAAVSVGAAYFLMKWALRQGKNESLARAFGATGGTIGTGVGAASALLIFILLFLITRRSRLRKARRDREHPAESYEEITELLVLTVVPVILSTAIYNVSGILDNALFGQAMFDLGKQGEIAKQYGVYTGKYKLLLNVPIMIANSLGSALVPALSRAVGANQKKEVRKNIALAIRFSMIVAIPAAVGLGVMADPLIPLLFGESELAVHIMHLGCASVVFYSLSTVSNAILQGTNHMKIPVAHAALSLGIHVLVLETLLRIFELGVVSVVIADMVFAVSMCILNAGSLKRLLKYRQEIGRSFVLPGFCALLMGLATAGAKYALKRLTGRVVFYTLLPIFLAVAVYGSLLLLTGAIREEELLRFPKGASLCRLAKRLHLL